Part of the Toxotes jaculatrix isolate fToxJac2 chromosome 1, fToxJac2.pri, whole genome shotgun sequence genome, CTTTTTCAGTGACCTTTGACAGAAATGGAGAGCTTGGAGACTGGTTTCAGTGAGCAAGAGGATGCCAATATTATTTCAGATCATGAAGTCATTGAGTGCCTTGTTATTGAGTGACATAATGTTTAACAGAGCAGGTTTGATGGGCATCagcattttaaactgaaattttgCAGACAGAGTAATATAACCTGGATTAATGATTTATGACACTATCTgtttcttaactttttttttttttgtggatttcctttttctctctggttATTACAGATCTGCTGCAGCCATGTTGGTTTTCTCTTGGTCTCTCGTGGCCCTGCTGCTAGTATCCTCTTCCTGGGCTGAGGTAGAAAACTCTAGGAACCACTTCATTTCACATGTGAAGTCCTACGTGTATGGTCCATACATAGTGTCAAACACAATAAGGATATCATAAATGTTAACAtggaaaaagacacacaaagacattattcttttttttttttcaatttgacttacatttttttcaggttAAAGTGAGACCTAATATACAGAGGACTGATTTCTTCAGAAGGAGGATTTCTCCtcattcttattttattttattttattttattttttattttatttaaatgatttaaactaCATATTGAAATGTCAGTGGAACTAAAACCTGATTTGAAAATTATTGACCTGCAAAGACTGAAATCCAAAGGTATAGAAGTAAGTAATAATCCAACTCTttcatatataaatacatacacacattcaaatgcatatatttaaaacaaaccCATGGTTGGTTCATCACTTGGGAGTACCAAGCctgatatttacattttgataATTTACATTTGTTCTATTTATTGACAGCCTGGACTAAAGGTAATAGTAATAACAGTAATACCCAGAACAAGGGCACTTTGTAAATGAGATGCGGAATCCACACAGACTGCAGAGCtgatttaaattctgtttttgtgaaTGAACTTCTGTAACggttttctcttcttttgcaCGTCATCCTGGGCAAGTACAGGAAGGTAAGAATAAAAAGTATCTTTTCATACCTGGCTtagattttccattttcataGTATTGAATATTTGATGATATTATATACAAGCATCTAGACTGCATCACAAGCCCATATGTTCAGTTATCATACAGTGTCACATCTATGTGCTGTGCAGAGGCTGCTTCCATTGAGGAGGACACATCCAGGGAGCTTTCTGTTGGTGAACTGCTGGAGAGAGCCAACAGAGATCGCAGTGAGCACAGCTTCTCCTGACCTTAGTGCATTACTCTGTTTAGCCCCCTGACCTTAACCAGAGCTTAACCATGTCATAGCATCCAGACTGTaagaaaaatacatgaaataaatgCTGTTACTGAATTCAATATATTTCAAATAAGTCACCATATAGTCACtgactgtatatacagtaataTGGACAGTGCTGCAGTCACTTCAGAAGAATTTTAGGGACCTATGATGTTCTGTTTCTGAACGGAGTCATGACTGGCCTGTAAAACCTTAATGGCAAAGCTGCCGATGGTCTGCAAAGTAAATCCTGTGTTGGTTTTCACAGCCCCTGACTTCGATGAGCCCACCCTGATCGCAGGAGACATCGCTATCAAGTCTGAGGCAGACAGAAACGCCGACCCCTGCACCGCCACTGGTTGCCTGTGGGGAAAGTGGAGTGATGGAAAGGTCTACATCCCTTACTATATCGCCAACCACTTCTGTAAGCATCTGTAAACagtcctgctgctttttttgtggAGACACATAGTAGATAGATAGTGTgactttatttttacacttaTCTTCAAGAAAGAACTTGATAAAGATTTAAATTTTTTCCAACCATCTGAGCCTATTTCTTTGTTAATTTACTTTTGTACTATAATAACGCACCATGTGTGTCTAACAGAAAACAGTTACCCTTTCAAACAGAATCTAATTgtacaaaatcaaaataaacctCATTATAGTCTAGTATCTAATTATTTATGCACTGTCATGATCAGCTATACTTTACAAAGGAAGATGTTACATGCAAAACATGACCTTATAAACTGTGTTGCATTGTTATAGATTAAATAACTGAACATTATATAAAATAGAAAGAGTTTCACCTTAACCGACTACGAGAGTAAAAGGATACTAACAGATTAATGCATCTGTATTAGCAAtccaataatataatatatacaagagccatttttctgcatttaGTTTTAATATAGTAAATTTATTCTGTATTCTTACCTACGTGGCACATTTTGAATGCGGCACTTTGACTTGTAATGGAATCATTTTTACAGGTTTGTGGATGTAAACACTTCCTCCACCTCAGTGCCAACACGGCAAGACAGACCACAGTCACACCTCCtccaaaaaacagcagcagataccAACAAAAAGTAGCTTGAGGCATAGAGACATAAATAAGTAACTAAATAGATCTGgtgttaataattaattaataggGCTGTTTTCTATGATAAAGAAATTATTACTGCTGGGGTGAGGATGATAACATTTCATTCTGCACAGCATTGttctaaaaacacacagccatgaTGCAGTTCAATTACACAACGTAAACCTGTCAGGTGAGAACACAATGGTGTTGGAAAAAGCTACTCCGTGGCAGATTTTCTTAACCTGTCATGTTTGTCCCGCCAGCCTCCCGAGAGAAGGCCATCATCACCCGTGGACTGGACTCCTTCTCTTCAGTTTCCTGCATCCGTTTCAGACCCTACCAGAACGGTGATTATGACTGGCTGAGCATCGAGTCCAGGAATGGGTAAGGCTCCTGGCTGTAGGATCCACCACACAGCAGCAAGGTTTAAGGAGTTTagtgtgttttacatgtttgctcCCACAATTTATACCTTTAGCAAAATTCGTCTCTAAGTCTCTACAAATGATTTCtgaaaactactgtgtgtgtgtgtgtgtgtgtgtgtttccacagctGCTACTCATATGTGGGTCGTCAGGGCGGTGGTCAGACTGTGTCTCTGAGCCGTCAGGGCTGTCTGTACCACAGCACCGTCCAGCACGAGCTACTCCATGCACTTGGCTTCAACCACGAGCAGACTCGCTCTGACAGGGACAGCTACATCAGGGTGTACTGGGAAAACATCATTGATGGTCAGACAGTTTCACCATCTGTTACATGACCTGTATTGTTTTGAATCTTAGAAGTATTCTGATTGTTGAGTTGTTGAGTTTAACCAGGATCGATGGGAGAGAAACGAATGAAAAACAAGTCAGTTTTCTGAATGTTCCTTCAAGCAGAAGCCCAGTGAAAAAATCTAACATTTAAGAGAGGAAAGAGCtgctgacagagaaaatcagaTGATGGTAAAAGAGGAGGAATCATGGTTAGAACTGAGGCAGGATGAGCAATGAGTAACCACCAGGACTGACTTTCATAGGCTGAAGCACCTGCAAATATGTGCAAATATGTGACTTTTTGAAAGTTAAAGTTTTCCAGTAAAAGAGAACTTCATCCAGTAAATTTAGATTTTGATGCAGCAGCACCAGAGATATTCTCCCCTCTAATCCAACCATTCTCTTTCCTTTGTTCAAACATGGTGCCTACgttacccataatgcaactcaactGCAGACAGCTGGGTCAGAGGTTAGGGTGTGTTACACTAGTAGCAGCTAATATAGCGTGGTGATGCTAGCCTGCAGCAGAAATTTAGAGTGGTCTGTGGAGGTCCGGCATGTTCACTTCTGTCTAACTCTAGTCTTCAGCCTCGTCCAacactgactcaagtgacatcatttgaggacatttatcagacttcacaaaaaagaaacaaaaagaatagCCATGAAAGTCACTCAAACAGCAACTTGTAAAGCAATTTTGAGTTTACAGTTTGATTTACATGCTTCTTTCACCCTCCGAGCTCACATTTTGCAGAACTAAAACTGAGTTtgaaactgtaaatgtgtgtgatttttttttttcacatgagtAGTTCCTGTTCATCTCCGCAGGCATGGAGTACAACTTCTACAAGATCGACACTCTGAACCAGGGAACTCCTTATGACTACAACTCTGTCATGCAATATGAGAAGTATGGATATCTTCATGTTTGTGTCATTaacttctttctcctcctttgtaACTGCATCAGTGCTTTCTATCAGTGTCTCCAGAACTTCACCATATGTACACTGTTCTGTACAAGAGGTTGTTTATCAGTAACAGTAAACCTACACAAATCTGCTTTTGAGCATGATCAGATTAAACCCCAGATAACTAGAGTACAATCACCACAAATATCAGGGATTGCTCTTCACTGAGTGACCAAACCCAAGCTCAGCCTGCCTTTTACTGTGGTACCTGTGATTCTCCAGGTATGCCTTCTCCAAGAACAACCGTCCCACTATGATGCCCATTCCCAACAGCAATGTGTCCTTTGGCCAGGCCACCCAGATGAGCAAGAACGACATCGATAGGCTGAACAGGCTCTACAAGTGCTGTAAGTGTACTGTGGCTCAGCTGGGtcaaataatatatataaaaacatcaaaaaaataaaaaaataaaattcaaaaacactGAGTGAGTCTTTACAGCACAACAATCATATCTGAACTGGCTTTAAAGGATTTAAAGGATAGATTCCCAGTTTTTTGAGGCTGTGTTAAAACAATCATCAGGTGAACATTCCCTTGTTCtaatcattcctcctgtttATACTGGCCCTTCAGATGTCCATGATCCACTTCTAATGTATCAGCGACAAAATAGGAAAATGCATCTGTTTTTCTAAAGGCTGAGgacaaacaacatattttgttatttaattttgAGGGCTTGTTGTCTAGGTCCACACAAAGAGGGACATTTGGACTAAAAGGACTAACTTTGGTAGTGACTCCCTTTATTTGTCCAACTCAGGCTGATGAAGCTCCATCTTAGCTTCAGATGAACTTTGGAGTATAATTTATCGCACAGAgtgaggactgtggattttgtccccccATCACTTTAGTTCAGAATCAGAAGCCTCTTTTCTTTCCGCTCTCTGATTTATTCCTGCTCACCTGAAATTTCTTAAAGCTGTCAATGGGATTCGGAGTATCTTTCTCTAGCCATGTCTCCGTGAGACTCATGGAAACCCCACTGATTCATCGCTAGGGGCACTTCTATTGTCCAGTGATCTCACATTGCTCGTGATGCATAGCATAGCTGAATGACATATTTTCAAAAAGGGAGAACTCTCTCTGCTAGCATGTTTAGAAGGGTCAGCAAGTGTGTGCACCAACTGGTGTTTCAATAGGAAACACATGAAGAAGAGATCTCTTCACAGCCAGTGTGGACAGCAGGAATGATCTGAGTGACTTTATCAAACATGAAACTACTCTTTAATGTTAACCCTGAGGGCTCTTGGCCATTTTCCCTATTACTGTTTCCCGTGGATCTCTTTCAGTGTaaaagtttgtaaaaaaaaaaaaaaaaaaaaaatcagtcccATTTTTGCACTGTCCCTCTAATGACACACATTTCCTCTGCAGAAACCAcacgtgacctctgacctgctgccCAGATGACAGCGGAGCAGTAAACCTGCAAATGTCAACCACAGAGACCTGACTGCTGTCTGACTCTTACATGACATGGCATATCACACatgaaataaatcaatcaatggAAACAGTTTGACACTTAGATCATTTTCACTGGACTTTTAATTGGTGatattgcacacacacacacatacagccttTGTTTCACATGGGGCGGACTGTCTTCCAGCTTATTCCCTTCAAAAGTCCAGAAATAATAATAGTTCATTTGACCTCACCATCAATTTGCATCTTAATataatgtagaaaaaaatatttcagtataAAACTGTAGGCAGACATGTGGATAAGAAGTTTTTGATGCTGTTGAGAAATGGTAAACATGTCCATCACCTGTGGATATATAAACCAGTTCATTTCTTTCAAATCCATTTATTACacaaagatgattttttttcataaatcgAAATATAACAATTTTGATAGTTGATTCCTTTAAATCACAGCtcttgatttttatttcccAGAGTTCATCTCAGTCTCATTTGATCTGTAAATCTCTCATCAATCTGCAAGGGCTGTCTGTCTCAGTTTGTCCTCCACTTTATCAGCAGTCAGGTTGTACTGACAGTCCCTCAGGGCTTTTATCAACTCCTCTACTCGGGCCTCGGCTCCTCGACTCTTCCTCCACTCCCTCAGTAGCTCCACCACCGTCTCCTCCAGCTCCGTGGGATGCCTCCTGTGGATGGAGTCCAGCTTGACGTCCTTCAAACCCAGTTTGCGGCCCAGTTTACGCCAAGTCTTTCCCAAATTTTCTGCAATCACCTCCGTGGCGATGTCCAGTTTGGCTGAAGAAGAATgacaagagagaggaggagacatttAGGgtttggagaaaaacaaaatccaaaaacatAACACATAACTATTCAAACGCGTACCCCGGGCTGACGTGGATCATTGGAACCATGATCCAAAAAACCAAATaagggaatatcttttggaagaatggcGTTCCGTACCtccagtagagtccagagacttggaGAATCAATGCATAATAATAGTTAATAAGACTCTCTAAGTtggtttttctttgaatttgtcacctgtgtgtatttatgtcttACACCATGGCCGCAGAAAATACTCCTACCCCCAGTGGCTGGGTGATGTCTGTTAAAATCATATATCAGGATAgctcaaatattttcagttatttaagGTTTCAGTCAACAgtttcaaatattttcagttagAGCTAAACTGATATATTAGCCAACATCAGCCTATTCCTGGTGTTGTTAAACACcaagaaaataaatatcagattaatcagtaatgaaaagaATTCTTAGTCACAGCCCTAGTTTCTCGGGCTGAAGTGTAGATCAGATGTGTAGTTGTCTGTCCCACAGCTGTGTGATCATAAAATCCATCTgacctgatccaggaaaaataaCTGCTGTGTCTATAAACTGCAAAAATGATCACGTTATATAAATGATCATGGCTCATGTTCCTGCTAACTGGGCGTTCCTAATGTGTACATGCTGTGGCAAGTTCACAAAGACCTGCTTTCTCTTAATGCATTGCAGCTTAGTAATCACAGACTGAGTGAGCGACTGGACAGGACTGGAGATTAACCAGAAATAAGAAAGTGAATATACACATGAACATACAATGACCACAGAGTGGTATCAGGGTATGGACAGGATATATCACAGCTGTCAGAGCAACATGAAACTACAGATCCAGTTAAAGAGCTGATGcactgtgaaatgctgtggCTACCGAGGCATGTCAAATAATTTTACGTCAATAGCGCTGCACTCCTCAGACCCAGAAAGAGACACTACTGACTTTTAGAGTGAATGTGAAATGTAGGACCAGGTTTTTCTGGGAGCTGTCAGCTGCTTGGAAGAGTTAAACATTAAGTGCTGGAGACCCCTGTAGGCATGGAGCAGTGTgtataaaaatatcaattacTCTGCTCTctattgtaataataataataataataataataataataataataataataatatcagtaGTAGTaatgtagtagtagtagtgtgtGCCAGCGGTGGCAGTAGTAGCCCACATGGCCTTCCCACACACACCGGGCCGTTCCCTGAACACCGCCCCTGCGCCTCGCAGCGCTCTGGGGTTCTTGCTCTGACCTCTCTCCGCCTCGCCCGGTTCTTTGACGATAGGGTCATACGGAGCTCCAATTCTGTCTGCGAGATCCTGTCGGTGAACCTTTTGGAGGAGATCGGACAGATACTCCGTGTTCGCCTCCCCAAGTTTGCCTCTCTCCGTCAGATACTGGAACAGCTTCAGTCCGCTGTTGATCTTTTCTTGGTCTCTTTTCCCGATCACGTCTCGACACATGAACTTCAGGTCCTCCAGCTGCTGGGCTGACAGCTGGTTCGAAATCTCCAGTAAAACGGCGTTAAACTGTAGAGAGCTCATGTCTGCGCCGCAGGCTGGACCTCCGACCGGATCTCTCTCAACTAGGAAATACGTgacttttactttcacttccGTTCTTTGGCTGTTAGTCTGCCACCTCATTCACAGGTTCCCGTGAAATTCTTTGAGAGTTTA contains:
- the fadd gene encoding protein FADD translates to MSSLQFNAVLLEISNQLSAQQLEDLKFMCRDVIGKRDQEKINSGLKLFQYLTERGKLGEANTEYLSDLLQKVHRQDLADRIGAPYDPIVKEPGEAERAKLDIATEVIAENLGKTWRKLGRKLGLKDVKLDSIHRRHPTELEETVVELLREWRKSRGAEARVEELIKALRDCQYNLTADKVEDKLRQTALAD
- the LOC121179120 gene encoding high choriolytic enzyme 1-like — its product is MLVFSWSLVALLLVSSSWAEEEAASIEEDTSRELSVGELLERANRDRTPDFDEPTLIAGDIAIKSEADRNADPCTATGCLWGKWSDGKVYIPYYIANHFSSREKAIITRGLDSFSSVSCIRFRPYQNGDYDWLSIESRNGCYSYVGRQGGGQTVSLSRQGCLYHSTVQHELLHALGFNHEQTRSDRDSYIRVYWENIIDGMEYNFYKIDTLNQGTPYDYNSVMQYEKYAFSKNNRPTMMPIPNSNVSFGQATQMSKNDIDRLNRLYKC